TTCTTCAATTAATTTCTCCATTAAATCACCCAAAATTTTGGTGTCCATAACATAACCCGTTTCCGGATCTATTGGACCCGTTACGTGAACAAAAAGAGAATAATTATGCCCGTGGTAATTCGGACGATTGCATTTACCGAAAATCTGATTGTTTTTTTCTTCTGTCCACTCCGGATTATGCAAGCGATGAGCAGAATTAAAGGATGATTTACGGATGACGGTAGCAATCATGATGCGCGTTTGTTTTTAATTTTTTTATCGTAATAGTCCATTAACTCATCAAAGCAAATTCTGAACCAGGCTGTATATCTATTCGGAAATTCTTCCAGATCAGATTTTAATTCATGCAACGAAATCCATTTGTAATCGGAAACCTCTTCCGGATTAATGGAAGGTTGCTGGTTATAGGAGCCAATGAATACATGATCGAATTCATGTTCCGTTAATTCATTTTCGAATTTTGCTTTGTAGATAAATGAAAAAGCCGGATCGATGTCGCACTGAATTCCCATTTCTTCTTTGAGTCTGCGTAAAGCCGCATCCTGTACAGACTCTCCCGGACGAGGATGAGAGCAGCAGGTATTGGTCCACAATCCCCCTGAATGATACTTACTCAATGCTCT
This Flavobacteriales bacterium DNA region includes the following protein-coding sequences:
- a CDS encoding 6-carboxytetrahydropterin synthase translates to MIATVIRKSSFNSAHRLHNPEWTEEKNNQIFGKCNRPNYHGHNYSLFVHVTGPIDPETGYVMDTKILGDLMEKLIEERFDHKNLNLDVPEFAHLNPTAENIAVVIWNILRPHIVSSMQLKIVLHETDRNSVEYSGQ
- the idi gene encoding isopentenyl-diphosphate Delta-isomerase, whose translation is MHQEHVVLVDTNDHQIGTMEKMEAHRQGVLHRAFSVFLFNDQNELLLQKRALSKYHSGGLWTNTCCSHPRPGESVQDAALRRLKEEMGIQCDIDPAFSFIYKAKFENELTEHEFDHVFIGSYNQQPSINPEEVSDYKWISLHELKSDLEEFPNRYTAWFRICFDELMDYYDKKIKNKRAS